A section of the Methanosarcina mazei S-6 genome encodes:
- a CDS encoding molybdopterin dinucleotide binding domain-containing protein, with product MKIKANLISGRTADQGAHLEAKTHKGYFDACAYCELNSADLEMLGASEGDSLKVTTDFGEVVVFAKANEGNPDGLAFIPMGPWANAVLDPDTHGCGMPGFKGVPAEIEVTDEKPLEMKALMRKYLED from the coding sequence ATGAAAATAAAAGCAAACCTTATATCCGGAAGGACCGCCGACCAGGGCGCACATCTGGAAGCTAAAACACATAAAGGCTATTTTGATGCCTGTGCATACTGCGAACTGAACTCCGCAGACCTTGAGATGCTTGGAGCCTCCGAAGGGGACAGCCTGAAGGTTACCACTGATTTTGGGGAAGTAGTAGTGTTCGCAAAAGCAAATGAAGGAAACCCTGATGGTCTTGCCTTTATCCCTATGGGCCCCTGGGCAAATGCAGTTCTGGACCCTGATACCCACGGCTGCGGAATGCCAGGGTTCAAAGGCGTCCCTGCTGAGATAGAAGTCACGGATGAAAAGCCCCTGGAAATGAAAGCGCTCATGAGGAAATACCTGGAAGACTGA
- a CDS encoding formylmethanofuran dehydrogenase subunit B, whose protein sequence is MPVIKDAVCSLCGSLCDDITVTVEDNKITKIENACILGHSKFVGMFEHDRIETPMVRKDGELVPVSYEEAIEAAAKILVNSRRTLSYGWCSTSCEAVSGAIQLAEETGSIIDSTANVCHGPTALAAQEKGSPSASLGEIKNRADVIVFWGCNPVHAHPRHMSRYSSFSKGFFTEKGRKGRKMVVIDVRKTDTAKIADKYVEIEQGSDLLLVTALRSIVNGHEDVVPETVAGVPKAEVLELAETLKNAKFTCIFFGMGVTQSRSKYKNGDAVSSLISDLNQHTKAVMIGMRGHYNVTGFGQVATWETGFPMAIDFSRGYPYYNPGETGANDLLVREEPDAAIIAAADAGAHFPQKAVRHLARIPVIQIDPYANPTTEIADVVIPAAVVGIEAEGTAYRMDAISLRMKKLIDTEFKTDEEIVKDLTAKVREMKRGV, encoded by the coding sequence ATGCCAGTAATTAAAGACGCAGTATGCTCCCTCTGCGGATCCCTCTGCGACGATATCACAGTCACTGTAGAAGATAATAAGATTACAAAAATAGAAAATGCCTGCATTCTTGGGCACAGCAAGTTTGTCGGCATGTTCGAGCATGACAGGATAGAAACCCCGATGGTAAGAAAAGACGGGGAGCTTGTGCCTGTATCTTATGAAGAGGCAATCGAAGCTGCCGCAAAAATCCTGGTAAACTCCAGAAGGACACTTTCCTATGGATGGTGCTCCACCTCATGTGAAGCAGTCAGCGGGGCAATTCAGCTCGCAGAGGAGACTGGTTCTATAATAGACTCTACGGCAAACGTCTGCCACGGACCGACTGCCCTTGCTGCTCAGGAGAAAGGGTCCCCATCAGCCTCCCTGGGAGAAATAAAGAATAGGGCAGATGTAATAGTTTTCTGGGGCTGCAACCCTGTGCACGCCCATCCCAGGCACATGTCCCGTTATTCAAGCTTTTCAAAGGGATTCTTCACGGAAAAAGGGCGAAAAGGCAGGAAAATGGTAGTTATTGATGTCAGAAAGACCGATACTGCAAAAATTGCTGACAAATATGTGGAGATTGAACAGGGTTCAGACCTGCTCCTTGTGACCGCTCTCCGTTCAATTGTAAACGGGCATGAGGATGTTGTCCCGGAAACAGTTGCAGGTGTTCCAAAAGCCGAAGTTCTTGAACTTGCAGAGACCCTGAAGAATGCAAAATTCACCTGTATTTTCTTCGGTATGGGAGTCACACAGTCCCGCTCAAAGTACAAGAACGGAGATGCAGTGTCTTCTCTGATATCAGACCTTAACCAGCACACCAAAGCTGTAATGATCGGAATGCGCGGGCACTATAATGTTACCGGTTTCGGACAGGTGGCTACCTGGGAGACCGGCTTCCCCATGGCGATTGACTTCTCCAGAGGCTATCCATATTACAACCCCGGAGAAACCGGAGCAAATGACCTGCTTGTGCGCGAAGAGCCTGATGCTGCAATTATAGCTGCAGCTGATGCCGGAGCACACTTCCCTCAAAAAGCTGTCAGGCACCTGGCAAGAATTCCCGTAATCCAGATTGACCCCTATGCCAACCCTACAACCGAAATCGCAGATGTGGTGATCCCGGCAGCAGTTGTGGGAATCGAAGCTGAAGGTACGGCTTACCGCATGGATGCAATCTCCCTCCGCATGAAGAAACTGATTGATACAGAGTTCAAGACCGACGAAGAGATCGTAAAAGACCTGACTGCAAAAGTAAGGGAAATGAAGAGAGGTGTATAA
- a CDS encoding formylmethanofuran dehydrogenase subunit A: protein MSEILIKNASVCDPAQGINCETMDICIRDGKIVESVSGSAEVIDAEGRLTMAGGFDGHTHSAGKINVGRFINPNDARKNPVPGLSGQVARTEKTRAQVGYNTPNTYAIGYRYAKLGYTTICEAAIPLLAARHTHEEFKEIPILDKMGLSLFGSNWQVMEYIRDKEPEKLAAYIAWGLKASRGYGVKIVNPGGGEAWGWGRNVSGLYDPVPNFDVTPAEILLGLAEANERLQLPHSIHVHCNNLGKPGNYATTIETMKLLEKVKPSRDRQALHVTHVQFNAYAGTSWRDFETGAPMVADYINGANHLTFDLGQVIFGPAVTMTADGPVEYANSRMLHEKWSNQDIELEDASGVVPLFYSPKSFVNAVQWAIGLELALLVKDPWKVMFTTDSPNGGSFVNYPEAFTYLMSAKRREEVISGFSKMALDRMVLPGIDRELDFYELAVMTRSTQSKMYSMPEKGNLKVGSDADIAIYDILPGQVDPSTEYAKVKKAFSAASYTLKSGEVVVKDGEIEETPKGKTYWVNAKIPESIDTAMQKDIDRKFRKYYTVSKSNYMVEDSYIQKPVEIGTEGVF from the coding sequence ATGTCGGAAATCCTGATTAAAAACGCCAGCGTCTGTGACCCGGCACAGGGAATTAACTGCGAGACCATGGACATCTGCATAAGAGACGGAAAGATTGTGGAGAGCGTCTCCGGAAGTGCAGAGGTTATTGATGCAGAGGGCAGGCTCACCATGGCAGGAGGCTTTGACGGGCACACACACAGCGCGGGAAAGATCAACGTAGGACGTTTCATCAACCCAAACGATGCAAGGAAAAACCCTGTACCCGGGCTTTCTGGCCAGGTCGCACGTACCGAAAAGACAAGAGCTCAGGTAGGGTATAATACCCCAAACACTTACGCAATCGGATACAGGTATGCAAAACTGGGGTATACAACCATCTGTGAAGCTGCAATCCCCCTGCTTGCTGCAAGGCATACCCATGAAGAATTCAAGGAAATCCCTATCCTTGACAAAATGGGGCTGTCACTCTTCGGGAGCAACTGGCAGGTCATGGAGTACATCCGTGACAAGGAGCCTGAAAAACTTGCAGCATACATTGCCTGGGGATTGAAAGCCTCAAGAGGATATGGAGTAAAGATTGTAAACCCTGGAGGAGGAGAAGCCTGGGGCTGGGGAAGAAACGTAAGCGGACTTTATGACCCTGTACCCAACTTTGATGTAACTCCTGCAGAGATCCTTCTGGGGCTTGCAGAAGCTAATGAGCGCCTTCAGCTCCCTCACTCCATACACGTGCACTGCAACAACCTCGGAAAGCCAGGAAACTATGCTACCACCATAGAGACCATGAAGCTTCTGGAAAAGGTTAAGCCCAGCAGGGACAGGCAGGCTCTTCACGTAACCCACGTTCAGTTTAATGCTTATGCAGGGACTTCCTGGAGGGACTTCGAGACAGGAGCCCCAATGGTTGCAGATTACATAAATGGAGCAAACCACCTAACCTTCGACCTGGGACAGGTAATCTTCGGACCCGCAGTTACAATGACCGCAGACGGGCCTGTTGAGTATGCAAACTCAAGAATGCTGCACGAGAAGTGGAGCAACCAGGACATTGAACTGGAAGATGCTTCCGGAGTCGTACCCCTGTTCTACTCACCAAAAAGCTTTGTGAACGCGGTCCAGTGGGCAATAGGGCTTGAACTCGCCCTGCTTGTAAAAGACCCCTGGAAAGTCATGTTTACAACTGACAGCCCCAACGGCGGGTCTTTTGTCAACTATCCTGAAGCCTTTACCTACCTTATGAGTGCAAAGAGAAGAGAAGAAGTTATCTCGGGATTCTCTAAGATGGCACTCGACAGGATGGTACTGCCCGGAATCGACAGGGAACTTGACTTTTATGAGCTTGCTGTCATGACAAGGAGCACACAGTCAAAGATGTACAGCATGCCTGAGAAAGGAAACCTTAAAGTGGGCTCTGACGCTGACATTGCTATCTATGACATCCTTCCGGGGCAGGTTGACCCCTCGACAGAGTATGCAAAGGTCAAGAAAGCTTTCTCTGCTGCATCATATACCCTGAAGAGCGGAGAGGTCGTTGTAAAAGACGGAGAGATCGAAGAGACCCCGAAAGGAAAGACTTACTGGGTTAACGCAAAGATTCCGGAGAGCATCGATACCGCAATGCAGAAAGATATAGACCGCAAATTCAGGAAGTATTACACTGTGAGCAAATCCAATTACATGGTTGAAGACTCGTATATCCAGAAGCCTGTCGAGATCGGCACAGAGGGGGTTTTCTAA
- a CDS encoding formylmethanofuran dehydrogenase subunit C, whose product MQIVKLSLKKANKIPIEADNINPDNFAGKTAEEIKAIPVWYGNGQCPLGDFFNVEVEGKDSVENTKLVFEGDVSRVKRIGQNMSAGEIEINGNVDMHCGFAMKGGKVVINGNADSWLGCEMSGGEIILNGNAAYYVGAGYRGESCGMRGGKITVNGNAKDYLGEHMCGGEILVKGDVGLLPAISNNGGRIVIEGNATMPASEMKNGTVIIKGEVFDLLPSYKEEGTEEVDGVTYRKFTGDVNVGGKGVLLIK is encoded by the coding sequence ATGCAGATTGTAAAACTCTCCCTCAAAAAAGCAAACAAAATTCCAATTGAAGCCGATAACATAAACCCTGACAACTTTGCCGGCAAAACTGCAGAAGAAATTAAGGCTATTCCTGTCTGGTACGGAAATGGGCAGTGCCCTCTCGGGGATTTCTTCAATGTGGAAGTGGAAGGCAAAGACTCCGTAGAAAATACAAAGCTGGTCTTTGAAGGCGATGTTTCCAGAGTAAAGCGCATAGGGCAGAACATGAGTGCCGGAGAAATAGAGATCAATGGCAACGTGGATATGCACTGCGGCTTTGCGATGAAGGGCGGAAAGGTCGTAATCAATGGAAATGCTGACAGCTGGCTCGGCTGCGAAATGTCAGGCGGAGAGATAATTCTCAACGGGAATGCCGCCTATTATGTAGGTGCGGGCTACCGCGGAGAGTCCTGCGGCATGCGCGGAGGAAAGATCACTGTTAACGGCAATGCAAAGGACTACCTTGGAGAACACATGTGCGGAGGGGAAATCCTCGTAAAAGGCGATGTGGGGCTCCTTCCTGCAATCTCTAACAACGGCGGAAGAATAGTTATTGAAGGCAACGCAACCATGCCGGCAAGCGAAATGAAGAACGGCACCGTAATCATCAAAGGTGAGGTCTTTGACCTGCTCCCCTCTTACAAAGAAGAAGGTACGGAAGAGGTTGATGGAGTTACATACCGCAAGTTTACAGGTGACGTTAACGTCGGCGGAAAAGGCGTCCTGCTTATAAAATAA
- the slmA gene encoding S-layer protein SlmA, whose translation MKRFAAVSLAALMLLTVFASAASAADVIEIRGPVYNGSDINDIIDTYGENNALTIDATKFAAFYYDIDDNVTTETLSILAVPGTEGNVIGEGGIVYETTIQQVDYEFYRPAAGWSNYSLIGFFAEKYIPINPDKADKLAKLVLDSDDKYTIRTGEQLDLGEGYSIEAKQVDVDGEKVWLEFTKDGEFVDDEIISVVSGSDNTWEVELDDIQDEDDVVVLRVHVNQVFQGAVDSIAQIEGLWLIDYTNAMKIESDDEFGNLDNVKINGDTLTITNEDTFTLTRDDEEEIAEGLFFKTADDTRALRFYAMKQITEPGTYEIRGEVAEGDFSWDATNFAGFFYDVNDDVSTESLTVTGLNGGNVIPEGGLVYETTIQMVDYEYSKPSVGWDQFPVLGFFAEEYIPINADKADKLAKLVLDSDDKYTIRTGEQLDLGEGYAIEAKQVDVDGEKVWLEFTKDGEFVDDEIISVVSGSDNTWEVELDDIQDEDDVVVLRVHVNQVFQGAVDSIAQIEGIWLIDYANAMKIESDDEFGDLDNVKINGATLTITNEDTFTLTRDDEVEIGQGMFFKVADTAASDLRYYPFVEKTIDGEVVDDDEDDDNVTEPVDNDTEVEEPTEEPTEGPTEEPTEGPTTEEPTEEPTEADGTTPGFGVVLGLVGLLAVVYLVRRNN comes from the coding sequence ATGAAGAGATTTGCAGCAGTATCACTGGCTGCTCTCATGCTTCTCACTGTATTTGCATCCGCCGCAAGTGCAGCAGACGTAATTGAGATCCGCGGTCCAGTATACAACGGCTCTGATATCAACGACATTATTGACACATATGGTGAAAATAATGCCCTTACAATCGATGCTACAAAGTTTGCAGCATTCTACTATGACATTGATGACAATGTAACAACCGAAACCCTTTCCATTCTTGCGGTTCCAGGCACTGAAGGAAACGTCATTGGAGAAGGCGGAATTGTCTATGAGACAACAATCCAGCAGGTTGACTACGAATTCTACAGGCCAGCTGCCGGATGGAGCAACTACAGCTTGATTGGTTTCTTCGCAGAGAAGTACATCCCGATCAACCCTGACAAAGCTGACAAGCTTGCCAAGCTCGTCCTTGACAGCGATGACAAGTACACCATCAGAACCGGCGAACAGCTCGACCTCGGAGAAGGCTATTCAATCGAAGCCAAGCAGGTCGATGTTGACGGTGAGAAAGTCTGGCTCGAGTTCACCAAGGACGGAGAATTCGTAGATGACGAAATCATCTCAGTCGTTAGCGGCTCTGACAACACCTGGGAAGTTGAACTTGATGACATCCAGGACGAAGACGATGTCGTTGTCCTCAGAGTACACGTCAACCAGGTCTTCCAGGGTGCAGTCGACAGCATTGCCCAGATCGAAGGTCTCTGGCTCATTGACTACACAAATGCAATGAAGATCGAGTCTGACGATGAATTCGGAAACCTTGACAATGTCAAGATCAACGGTGACACCCTTACCATCACCAACGAAGACACCTTCACCCTGACCAGGGACGATGAAGAGGAAATCGCTGAGGGTCTGTTCTTCAAGACCGCCGATGACACCAGAGCACTCAGGTTCTACGCCATGAAGCAGATCACAGAGCCTGGCACCTATGAAATCAGAGGAGAGGTCGCTGAGGGTGACTTCAGCTGGGATGCAACCAACTTTGCAGGATTCTTCTATGATGTCAACGACGATGTCTCTACAGAATCCCTTACAGTAACCGGCCTTAACGGTGGAAATGTAATTCCTGAGGGCGGCCTCGTTTACGAGACAACCATCCAGATGGTTGACTACGAGTACTCCAAGCCTTCCGTTGGCTGGGACCAGTTCCCTGTTCTCGGATTCTTCGCAGAAGAATACATCCCGATCAACGCTGACAAAGCTGACAAACTTGCCAAGCTCGTCCTTGACAGCGATGACAAGTACACCATCAGAACCGGCGAACAGCTCGACCTCGGAGAAGGCTATGCAATCGAAGCCAAGCAGGTCGATGTTGACGGTGAGAAAGTCTGGCTCGAGTTCACCAAGGACGGAGAATTCGTAGATGACGAAATCATCTCAGTCGTTAGCGGCTCTGACAACACCTGGGAAGTTGAACTTGATGACATCCAGGACGAAGACGATGTCGTTGTCCTCAGAGTACACGTCAACCAGGTCTTCCAGGGTGCAGTCGACAGCATTGCCCAGATCGAAGGTATCTGGCTCATTGACTACGCAAACGCAATGAAGATCGAGTCTGATGATGAATTCGGTGACCTCGACAATGTCAAGATCAACGGTGCCACCCTTACCATCACCAACGAAGACACCTTCACTCTGACCAGAGATGACGAAGTCGAAATCGGCCAGGGAATGTTCTTCAAGGTTGCTGACACCGCAGCTTCTGACCTCAGATACTACCCATTCGTCGAGAAGACCATCGACGGAGAAGTAGTTGATGATGATGAAGATGATGACAATGTGACTGAGCCTGTAGACAACGACACCGAAGTTGAGGAACCAACCGAGGAACCAACCGAGGGACCAACCGAGGAACCAACCGAGGGACCAACAACTGAGGAACCAACCGAGGAACCCACTGAAGCAGATGGCACCACTCCTGGATTCGGAGTTGTCCTTGGCCTTGTCGGACTCCTTGCAGTCGTCTACCTCGTCAGGAGGAACAACTAA
- a CDS encoding tRNA uridine(34) 5-carboxymethylaminomethyl modification radical SAM/GNAT enzyme Elp3 — MKEADYNRACRNILEKVLAGEIKDEDQLNKVKKDVSKLYHLASLPRNGDIIMQGTPEEQALIKEFLRRKPVRTISGVAVIAVMTSPAPCPHGVCLPCPGGPNSSFKSPQSYMGREPAAMRAIQHEFDPYSQVQSRLSQLKEIGHDVEKVELIVMGGTFSARSLDYQEWFTKRCLEAMNDFTGMEWRDKAWTIGKSLPYVPLEEVQKANETADIRNVGITFETRPDWAREEHVDEFLRLGGTKVEIGVQSVYDFVLSRMQRGHGVAEIVRANRVLRDSAFKVGFHMMPHLPGADSELDLRGFKKLFDDQRFRPDYLKIYPTLVTEGTPLYRMWKSGEYQALSDEEAAELVADIKAVLPKWVRLQRIQRDIPAHQIFAGVRKSNLRQLAEEKLREKGGKCRCIRCREVGHNSLKGRRINEKDIELTVESYEACNGKEHFIAFEDLSADVLIGFTRLRFPAEPHREELQGSALIRELHVYGSMVPVGKGAKQKEWQHRGYGKELIEHAEKTASESGYGKLSIISGIGAREYYRKLGYDLDGVYMSKPLKD, encoded by the coding sequence ATGAAAGAAGCTGATTACAACAGGGCCTGCAGGAACATCCTTGAAAAGGTGCTTGCCGGGGAAATAAAAGACGAAGACCAGTTAAACAAAGTGAAAAAAGATGTGAGTAAGCTGTATCATCTTGCCAGCCTGCCTAGAAATGGGGATATTATTATGCAGGGCACACCTGAGGAGCAGGCTCTAATAAAAGAGTTCCTCAGGAGAAAACCCGTAAGGACGATTTCCGGAGTCGCGGTAATTGCTGTAATGACCTCTCCTGCCCCATGCCCTCACGGGGTTTGCCTGCCCTGTCCGGGAGGTCCGAATTCCTCATTTAAATCCCCTCAGAGCTACATGGGAAGGGAACCTGCAGCAATGAGAGCAATTCAGCATGAATTTGACCCTTACTCCCAGGTTCAGTCCAGGCTTTCCCAGCTAAAAGAGATAGGGCATGATGTTGAAAAAGTTGAGCTTATAGTGATGGGAGGCACTTTTTCAGCACGCAGCCTTGACTATCAGGAATGGTTTACCAAACGCTGCCTTGAAGCAATGAACGATTTTACAGGCATGGAATGGAGGGATAAAGCCTGGACGATCGGAAAGTCCTTGCCTTATGTTCCGCTTGAAGAGGTTCAGAAAGCAAACGAAACAGCTGACATCCGAAACGTTGGCATAACCTTTGAGACAAGACCTGATTGGGCAAGAGAAGAACATGTAGACGAATTCCTCAGGCTTGGAGGGACAAAGGTAGAGATTGGAGTCCAGAGCGTTTATGATTTTGTATTATCCCGGATGCAGAGAGGGCATGGAGTTGCAGAAATTGTCAGAGCTAACAGGGTATTAAGAGACAGTGCATTTAAAGTAGGCTTTCACATGATGCCTCACCTTCCTGGAGCGGACTCCGAACTTGACCTGAGGGGATTTAAAAAGCTCTTCGATGACCAGCGTTTCAGGCCGGATTACCTGAAAATATATCCTACCCTTGTAACCGAAGGCACCCCCCTGTACAGAATGTGGAAATCCGGAGAATATCAGGCTCTTTCAGACGAAGAAGCTGCAGAACTTGTCGCAGATATAAAGGCTGTCCTGCCTAAATGGGTAAGGCTTCAGCGCATCCAGAGGGATATTCCTGCCCACCAGATCTTTGCAGGCGTGAGGAAAAGTAACCTAAGGCAGCTTGCAGAGGAGAAACTCCGGGAAAAGGGAGGGAAATGCCGCTGCATACGCTGCAGAGAGGTCGGACACAACAGCCTGAAAGGAAGAAGGATAAATGAAAAAGACATCGAGCTTACTGTGGAATCTTACGAAGCCTGTAACGGTAAAGAACACTTCATCGCTTTTGAAGACCTTTCGGCAGATGTCCTGATAGGTTTTACACGTTTGCGTTTCCCTGCCGAACCTCACAGAGAAGAACTGCAGGGCTCTGCACTTATAAGGGAACTGCATGTTTACGGCTCCATGGTGCCTGTAGGAAAAGGCGCAAAACAAAAAGAATGGCAACACAGGGGTTATGGAAAGGAACTTATTGAACATGCAGAAAAAACGGCATCCGAATCCGGCTACGGCAAGCTTTCTATAATTAGCGGAATAGGCGCAAGGGAATATTATAGGAAACTGGGATACGATCTTGACGGAGTATACATGTCAAAACCCCTGAAGGATTAA
- a CDS encoding DUF1699 family protein, which produces MKIRVVSSKEEIDTLKLNEEIVHLAFRPSNKDIFKLILKCPEVKAIHIPSSYKRTISSSAQMYLSMQNIALLEGDVWGHRKDINEYSEVSEHVFDRIKELKEEGLSDEDTIEKLVRETRLSPDFVTFIISN; this is translated from the coding sequence ATGAAAATTAGAGTTGTAAGCTCAAAAGAAGAAATTGACACTTTAAAACTCAATGAGGAAATTGTCCATCTCGCTTTTAGACCATCCAACAAGGACATTTTCAAGCTCATTCTGAAGTGTCCGGAAGTAAAAGCGATCCACATCCCAAGCTCATACAAGAGAACAATTTCCAGTTCTGCACAGATGTATCTTTCTATGCAGAACATTGCACTTCTTGAAGGTGATGTGTGGGGACACAGAAAAGACATTAATGAGTACTCAGAAGTTTCCGAGCATGTATTTGACCGTATAAAGGAATTAAAAGAAGAAGGCCTTTCCGATGAAGACACCATTGAGAAACTTGTAAGGGAAACAAGACTTAGCCCGGACTTTGTGACCTTTATCATATCAAATTAA
- a CDS encoding DHHA1 domain-containing protein produces MTEIIEIFRKEAGRCAEKIKKHRSVHVVSHIDADGLTSAGIICTALERGNFDYTTRFVKQLDEKALNTIADENHELVVFTDLGSGMCEHIKSRGINAVISDHHQPQGTLEFHLNPHLFGANGSYELSGSGSTYLLASALGKNRDLSSLAIVGAIGDMQHLKMGQLVGINRIILEEGVKGGDLEFKKDLTLFGKQTRPIYKLLQYSSDPYLPGLTGDEEASINFLHSLNIRFSQDERWRRWIDLEITEKQKIISGLFQYCLKSGIPSYKIERLIGEVYVLLKEREGTEMRDASEFSTLLNATARYDHAEIGLAVCMGDRETAYEDARKLLAEHRQNLVNGLMYVKENGVTQLENIQYFDAGSQIKETIVGIIAGMSSTIVENRNLPIIAFAKAEGGIKVSARGTQDLIRRGVNLSEAMSTVSAEVGGAGGGHDIAAGATIPENAKEEFARKLDFFIGEQLRRKANIG; encoded by the coding sequence ATGACTGAAATCATAGAAATATTCAGAAAAGAAGCAGGCAGATGTGCCGAAAAAATCAAAAAACATAGATCTGTACATGTAGTATCCCATATAGATGCAGACGGACTGACTTCTGCGGGGATTATCTGTACAGCTCTTGAAAGGGGAAATTTTGATTATACAACCCGTTTTGTAAAGCAGCTCGATGAAAAAGCCCTCAATACCATTGCAGATGAGAACCATGAACTTGTGGTTTTTACAGACCTTGGAAGCGGAATGTGCGAGCATATAAAGTCCCGCGGGATCAATGCCGTAATCTCAGACCATCACCAGCCGCAGGGGACCCTTGAATTTCACTTAAACCCTCACCTTTTTGGGGCAAACGGCTCTTACGAACTTAGCGGTTCGGGAAGCACTTACCTTCTTGCTTCAGCCCTGGGAAAAAACAGGGATCTTTCCTCACTTGCCATAGTCGGCGCTATAGGAGATATGCAGCACCTGAAAATGGGGCAGCTTGTAGGGATTAACAGGATAATTCTGGAAGAAGGAGTAAAAGGAGGGGATCTTGAGTTCAAAAAAGACTTGACCCTGTTCGGGAAGCAAACCCGCCCTATTTACAAGCTTTTGCAGTACTCATCCGATCCATATCTTCCCGGACTTACCGGAGATGAAGAAGCCTCCATTAATTTCCTTCATTCCCTGAATATCCGTTTCAGCCAGGACGAACGCTGGAGGCGCTGGATTGACCTGGAGATTACGGAAAAACAGAAAATAATTTCGGGACTTTTCCAGTACTGCCTGAAATCAGGGATACCTTCGTACAAAATTGAACGGCTGATAGGCGAGGTCTATGTCCTTCTTAAAGAACGTGAAGGAACGGAAATGAGAGACGCCTCCGAATTTTCTACACTTCTCAATGCTACTGCGAGATACGACCATGCAGAAATAGGACTTGCAGTCTGTATGGGAGACAGGGAAACTGCTTACGAAGACGCCAGAAAGCTTCTAGCAGAACACAGGCAAAACCTTGTCAACGGGCTTATGTACGTAAAAGAGAATGGAGTCACCCAGCTGGAAAACATCCAGTATTTTGATGCAGGTTCTCAGATTAAGGAAACCATTGTGGGAATAATTGCAGGCATGAGTTCCACAATAGTTGAAAACAGAAACCTTCCGATTATTGCTTTTGCAAAGGCAGAAGGAGGGATTAAGGTATCAGCAAGAGGCACGCAGGACCTTATCCGCAGAGGAGTAAACCTGTCTGAAGCAATGTCAACCGTTTCGGCAGAAGTCGGAGGTGCGGGCGGCGGGCATGATATTGCCGCAGGAGCAACCATTCCTGAGAATGCAAAAGAAGAGTTTGCCAGGAAACTTGACTTTTTCATAGGGGAACAACTTCGAAGAAAAGCAAATATAGGATAA
- the nrpRII gene encoding global nitrogen regulator NrpRII: MQKNGYRIQFTSSRIRDLMYRTTFDPKKMDGDIILNLSLIDKKDLDDVLGIFKMVISSGLSVTPYVKVISEGESIGDMTIEKGKVGIGTVCSITIDGVLLKAGIPVNPKLGGVVQIRNGIPVRFTDVLTYVSTTVDPLEILMSQGITSVSEMLRTGSGKVLANLREAPMVARDEIESNLSDLLDAGFSGILEVGEPNTRVLDVPIERDHLGIVVIGGTNPMAVVQEYGIPIDTSAMSRLISFKEMSRIEDLV, translated from the coding sequence ATGCAAAAAAATGGATACCGTATTCAGTTTACATCATCCAGAATCAGAGATCTCATGTACAGGACCACATTTGATCCTAAGAAAATGGATGGAGATATTATTCTTAATCTTTCCCTTATTGATAAAAAAGACCTGGACGATGTTCTCGGCATCTTTAAGATGGTAATCTCAAGCGGGCTTTCCGTTACTCCCTATGTGAAAGTTATTTCGGAAGGGGAGTCCATAGGAGACATGACCATTGAGAAGGGAAAGGTAGGAATCGGAACAGTATGCAGCATAACTATTGACGGCGTGCTGCTGAAAGCGGGGATCCCCGTAAACCCCAAGCTTGGAGGGGTTGTTCAGATCCGAAATGGAATTCCTGTACGCTTCACTGATGTGCTCACGTATGTAAGTACAACCGTTGACCCCCTTGAAATCCTGATGTCTCAGGGAATCACTTCAGTATCTGAAATGCTCAGAACAGGTTCCGGCAAGGTTCTTGCAAACCTCAGGGAGGCTCCCATGGTTGCAAGGGATGAGATTGAAAGCAACCTGTCTGATCTTCTGGACGCGGGTTTCAGCGGAATTCTGGAAGTGGGAGAGCCCAATACAAGAGTGCTTGATGTCCCTATTGAGAGGGACCATCTGGGAATAGTCGTTATTGGTGGGACCAATCCTATGGCTGTTGTGCAGGAGTATGGGATTCCTATAGATACAAGTGCCATGTCGAGGTTAATTTCTTTTAAGGAGATGAGCCGGATCGAGGATCTGGTCTGA